A single region of the Cynocephalus volans isolate mCynVol1 chromosome 12, mCynVol1.pri, whole genome shotgun sequence genome encodes:
- the LOC134360519 gene encoding histone H2A.J encodes MSGRGKQGGKVRAKAKSRSSRAGLQFPVGRVHRLLRKGNYAERVGAGAPVYLAAVLEYLTAEILELAGNAARDNKKTRIIPRHLQLAIRNDEELNKLLGKVTIAQGGVLPNIQAVLLPKKTESQKAKSK; translated from the coding sequence ATGTCGGGTCGCGGAAAGCAGGGCGGCAAAGTGCGGGCGAAGGCCAAGTCCCGGTCCTCCCGCGCGGGCCTGCAGTTCCCGGTGGGCCGAGTGCACAGACTGCTACGCAAAGGGAACTACGCGGAGCGAGTGGGCGCCGGGGCGCCGGTGTACCTGGCGGCGGTGCTGGAGTACCTGACGGCGGAGATCCTGGAGCTGGCTGGCAACGCCGCTCGCGACAACAAGAAGACGAGGATAATCCCTCGCCACCTGCAGCTCGCCATCCGCAACGACGAGGAGCTAAACAAGCTGCTGGGGAAAGTGACCATCGCTCAGGGAGGCGTCCTGCCCAATATCCAGGCCGTGCTGCTGCCCAAGAAGACGGAGAGTCAGAAGGCGAAGAGCAAGTGA